AAGAACACAGGCTCTGCTACCTGCAAGAGAGGATTTGTTCAGTTCTGCTATGAGCCAATCAAGCAAATCATCAACACCTGCATGAATGACCAGAAGGATAAGTTGTGGCCCATGCTTCAAAAGCTTAATGTTACCATGAAGTCTGATGAGAAGGAATTGGTTGGCAAGGCTTTGATGAAGCGTGTTATGCAAACTTGGCTTCCAGCTAGTACTGCACTGCttgagatgatgatattccaccTTCCTTCCCCATCAAAGGCACAAAAGTATCGTGTGGAGAACTTGTACGAGGGACCCCTTGATGATATCTATGCTACTGCTATCAGGAACTGTGATCCGGAGGGTCCTCTTATGCTGTATGTTTCTAAGATGATTCCAGCATCTGACAAGGGCAGGTTCTTTGCCTTTGGTCGTGTCTTCTCTGGGAAGGTTGCTACTGGTATGAAGGTTAGGATCATGGGTCCCAACTATGTCCCTGGCCAGAAGAAGGATCTGTACGTCAAGAGTGTCCAGCGTACTGTTATCTGGATGGGAAAGAAACAAGAGTCTGTTGAGGATGTTCCTTGTGGTAACACTGTTGCTATGGTTGGTCTGGATCAGTTCATCACGAAGAATGCTACACTCACCAATGAGAAGGAGGTTGATGCATGCCCAATCAGAGCAATGAAGTTCTCTGTCTCCCCTGTTGTGCGCGTTGCTGTTCAGTGCAAGGTTGCCTCTGACCTACCCAAGCTCGTTGAAGGTTTGAAGCGTCTGGCAAAGTCTGATCCTATGGTCCTCTGTACAATTGAAGAATCTGGTGAGCATATTATTGCTGGAGCTGGTGAGCTTcaccttgagatttgcctgaaggATCTGCAGGAAGACTTCATGGGTGGTGCTGAAATTATTGTTTCTCCTCCTGTTGTCTCTTTCCGTGAAACTGTTCTTGAGAAATCCTGCCGAACAGTCATGAGCAAGTCCCCCAACAAGCACAACCGTCTTTACATGGAAGCCCGTCCCTTGGAAGAGGGTCTCCCTGAGGCTATTGATGAGGGCCGCATTGGTCCACGTGATGATCCCAAGGTACGCTCCAAGATCCTCTCTGAGGAGTTTGGTTGGGACAAGGATCTTGCCAAGAAGATTTGGTGCTTTGGACCTGAGACCACTGGCCCGAACATGGTTGTTGATATGTGTAAGGGAGTGCAGTACCTCAATGAAATCAAGGATTCTGTTGTGGCTGGCTTCCAGTGGGCCTCAAAGGAGGGTGCACTGGCCGAGGAGAACATGCGTGGCATCTGCTTTGAGGTCTGTGATGTTGTTCTTCATGCTGATGCAATTCACAGGGGTGGTGGCCAGGTCATTCCAACTGCCAGGAGGGTTATTTATGCTTCTCAGCTCACTGCCAAGCCAAGGCTGCTCGAGCCAGTTTACCTTGTGGAGATCCAGGCCCCAGAAAATGCACTTGGTGGTATCTATGGTGTTCTGAACC
This DNA window, taken from Setaria italica strain Yugu1 unplaced genomic scaffold, Setaria_italica_v2.0 scaffold_20, whole genome shotgun sequence, encodes the following:
- the LOC101767476 gene encoding elongation factor 2, which translates into the protein MVKFTAEELRAIMDKKNNIRNMSVIAHVDHGKSTLTDSLVAAAGIIAQEVAGDVRMTDTRADEAERGITIKSTGISLYYEMTDESLKSYKGERDGNQYLINLIDSPGHVDFSSEVTAALRITDGALVVVDCIEGVCVQTETVLRQALGERIRPVLTVNKMDRCFLELQVEGEEAYQTFSRVIENANVIMATYEDKLLGDVQVYPEKGTVAFSAGLHGWAFTLTNFAKMYASKFGVDETKMMERLWGENFFDPATKKWTTKNTGSATCKRGFVQFCYEPIKQIINTCMNDQKDKLWPMLQKLNVTMKSDEKELVGKALMKRVMQTWLPASTALLEMMIFHLPSPSKAQKYRVENLYEGPLDDIYATAIRNCDPEGPLMLYVSKMIPASDKGRFFAFGRVFSGKVATGMKVRIMGPNYVPGQKKDLYVKSVQRTVIWMGKKQESVEDVPCGNTVAMVGLDQFITKNATLTNEKEVDACPIRAMKFSVSPVVRVAVQCKVASDLPKLVEGLKRLAKSDPMVLCTIEESGEHIIAGAGELHLEICLKDLQEDFMGGAEIIVSPPVVSFRETVLEKSCRTVMSKSPNKHNRLYMEARPLEEGLPEAIDEGRIGPRDDPKVRSKILSEEFGWDKDLAKKIWCFGPETTGPNMVVDMCKGVQYLNEIKDSVVAGFQWASKEGALAEENMRGICFEVCDVVLHADAIHRGGGQVIPTARRVIYASQLTAKPRLLEPVYLVEIQAPENALGGIYGVLNQKRGHVFEEMQRPGTPLYNIKAYLPVIESFGFSSQLRAATSGQAFPQCVFDHWDMMGSDPLEAGSQAAQLVLDIRKRKGLKEQMTPLSEFEDKL